In a single window of the Olivibacter sp. SDN3 genome:
- a CDS encoding ABC transporter ATP-binding protein: MARARLNSGNGNTDELPKTKINRASLSNVGKFLRYLKPYRGKFLLGLFFLFLSSISLLAFPALMGSMVDAAQGQQNLAFIPADIKTIGTIAFFILFFQSFVSFFRIRFFVEVAERTLADIRRDTYFNLITLPMDFFANRRVGELNSRLSADLSQIQDTMTTTFAEMIRQAILLVGGVSFLFIVSAKLTLLNLSILPVIVVIAVFFGKFIRNLSRKAQDKLAESNTIVQETLQGISNVKAFVNEAYEANRYQNSLKAVVNLALKGATYRGLFASFILFCIFGAIVSVIWYGSSLISTGELSVGDLTTYIISSLFVAGSMGSFPELYANVQKAVGATERVIELLEETKEDVSIRQEDNEINKRIAGNLVFDQVQFAYPSRSEIDVLKGVSFSAKAGEKIAIVGPSGTGKSTLASLILGFYKPQDGNILFDGKNVDSFKLTDIRNQVAIVPQDVLLFGGSIGENIAYGKLTATQEEIIAAAKRANAHDFIMGFPEGYHTLVGERGVKLSGGQRQRIAIARALLKDPAILILDEATSSLDSESERLVQHALEELMKNRTSIIIAHRLSTIREASKIIVIENGQVVECGTHYELIQHEAGLYRYLSNLQQEKVDG, translated from the coding sequence ATGGCACGTGCTCGATTAAATAGTGGAAATGGAAATACCGATGAATTACCAAAAACCAAAATCAATAGAGCTTCTCTAAGCAATGTCGGAAAGTTCCTCAGATACTTAAAACCCTATCGAGGCAAATTTCTACTCGGTTTGTTTTTCTTATTTTTATCTAGTATTTCGCTATTGGCTTTTCCAGCCTTGATGGGCAGTATGGTAGATGCGGCACAGGGTCAGCAAAATCTGGCTTTTATTCCTGCAGATATCAAAACAATAGGAACTATCGCATTTTTCATCTTGTTTTTCCAATCGTTTGTGTCATTTTTTAGAATACGTTTCTTTGTAGAGGTTGCAGAAAGGACACTTGCCGATATAAGGAGGGATACCTACTTTAATTTGATTACGCTACCTATGGATTTCTTTGCCAACCGTAGGGTTGGGGAACTGAATAGCCGTCTTTCTGCCGACTTATCGCAGATTCAGGATACGATGACCACGACGTTTGCTGAAATGATCAGACAAGCCATATTATTGGTAGGTGGAGTCAGCTTCTTATTTATCGTGTCTGCAAAGTTAACCCTACTGAATCTGTCCATCTTACCCGTTATTGTTGTTATTGCTGTTTTTTTTGGAAAGTTTATAAGAAACCTCTCTAGAAAAGCACAAGATAAACTGGCCGAGTCTAATACCATTGTGCAAGAAACACTACAAGGGATCAGTAATGTCAAAGCATTTGTGAATGAAGCTTATGAGGCTAACCGTTATCAGAACTCACTAAAAGCAGTTGTTAACCTTGCACTAAAAGGTGCTACATACAGAGGCTTATTTGCATCATTCATCCTATTCTGCATTTTTGGCGCGATCGTGAGCGTTATCTGGTATGGTTCATCCCTGATCTCTACTGGTGAATTGTCTGTAGGAGATTTGACAACCTACATCATATCTTCTTTGTTTGTGGCAGGTTCTATGGGGAGCTTTCCAGAGCTCTATGCCAATGTACAGAAAGCTGTAGGTGCTACTGAACGTGTGATAGAACTGTTAGAAGAAACAAAAGAAGATGTATCGATCCGTCAGGAAGACAACGAAATAAACAAAAGAATTGCAGGAAATTTGGTTTTTGACCAAGTACAATTTGCCTATCCTTCAAGAAGTGAAATCGACGTCTTAAAAGGTGTTTCTTTCTCGGCCAAGGCCGGTGAGAAAATTGCCATCGTAGGACCTAGCGGAACCGGAAAATCAACTCTTGCGTCGCTAATTCTGGGTTTTTATAAACCTCAAGACGGAAACATTCTATTTGACGGTAAAAATGTCGACTCTTTTAAACTCACTGATATTCGAAACCAAGTGGCTATTGTTCCGCAGGATGTACTATTATTTGGCGGTTCTATAGGTGAGAATATAGCCTATGGAAAATTGACCGCTACTCAAGAGGAAATCATAGCTGCTGCCAAAAGAGCCAATGCCCATGATTTCATTATGGGATTTCCTGAGGGATACCATACCTTAGTAGGAGAAAGAGGCGTGAAACTATCCGGAGGGCAACGCCAACGTATCGCGATTGCCAGAGCTTTGTTAAAAGATCCGGCTATTCTGATCTTGGATGAGGCTACTTCTTCATTGGATTCAGAATCGGAAAGACTCGTGCAACATGCATTAGAGGAGCTCATGAAAAACCGAACATCCATTATTATTGCTCATCGACTATCGACTATTCGAGAGGCATCGAAAATTATCGTTATAGAGAACGGCCAAGTAGTAGAATGTGGCACTCATTATGAACTTATACAACATGAAGCCGGCCTTTACCGATATCTCAGTAATTTACAACAAGAAAAAGTTGATGGTTAA
- a CDS encoding S-adenosyl-l-methionine hydroxide adenosyltransferase family protein, which produces MGIITLTTDLGHKDFYQAALKGSIISLYPTVRLVDVSHDIAPFNIQQAAFVLKNAYRYFPKDTVHLIGIDSVFNKNMRYLAVKYKGHYFVGADNGIFSLLFEDSPEKAVELNIMQDLKFLHFPLTDIFAKAATHLAKGGTMEDIGEVVDSLVKRVIIQPIIDGSTIRGSVIYIDSFQNVITNINKELFNQIQQNRNFELYFRRNESIKHLSWHYNEVPEGEKLCLFGISNHLEIAINKGNASGLLGLQVGDIIRIEFKE; this is translated from the coding sequence ATGGGCATTATTACGTTAACCACAGATTTAGGACACAAAGACTTCTACCAGGCAGCGTTAAAAGGGAGTATCATCAGTTTATATCCTACTGTTAGGCTAGTTGATGTTTCTCACGATATAGCGCCTTTTAATATTCAGCAAGCTGCATTTGTATTAAAGAATGCATATAGATATTTTCCAAAAGATACTGTACACCTGATCGGTATAGATTCCGTTTTTAATAAAAACATGCGATATTTGGCTGTAAAATATAAAGGACACTATTTTGTTGGAGCAGATAATGGAATTTTTTCCTTACTGTTTGAGGATTCGCCTGAAAAAGCTGTTGAATTGAACATCATGCAGGACTTAAAATTTTTACATTTCCCGTTAACGGATATTTTTGCAAAAGCGGCCACCCATTTAGCAAAAGGTGGCACGATGGAGGATATCGGAGAAGTAGTAGACTCTTTAGTAAAACGGGTCATCATTCAGCCAATCATCGATGGAAGCACAATCCGTGGCAGCGTTATTTACATTGACTCTTTCCAGAATGTAATCACTAATATCAACAAGGAGCTGTTCAATCAGATTCAGCAAAACCGAAACTTCGAATTATATTTTAGACGAAATGAGTCGATCAAGCATTTAAGCTGGCACTATAACGAGGTGCCTGAAGGCGAGAAGCTCTGTTTGTTTGGCATTAGCAATCACCTTGAAATTGCCATAAACAAAGGAAACGCGAGTGGTCTGCTAGGACTTCAGGTAGGCGATATTATAAGAATAGAATTTAAAGAGTAG
- a CDS encoding PhoH family protein, with translation MNELLITLEHVDPALLWGAQNEHFDLIRKYFPKLKLVARGTKLKVLGDEEESNVFKNKFKAILEHLEKYNHINYNDIETILGATPAVMTGESITEKAAAPFGGEPIVYGPNGIVVKARTANQRKMVDSILRNDILFAIGPAGTGKTYTAVALAVRALRNKEVKRIILTRPAVEAGENLGFLPGDLKEKVDPYLRPLYDALDDMIPAEKLKVYLENRTIEVAPLAFMRGRTLDNCFVILDEAQNTTEMQLKMFLTRMGPTAKFIVTGDVTQIDLPKKQQSGLQGALKLLDNIEGIDMIYLSGVDVVRHKLVKRILEAYGDI, from the coding sequence TTGAACGAATTACTGATAACATTAGAACATGTGGATCCTGCATTGTTGTGGGGCGCACAAAATGAGCACTTTGACCTGATAAGAAAGTATTTTCCGAAACTCAAACTCGTCGCCAGAGGTACAAAGTTAAAAGTGTTGGGTGATGAAGAAGAGAGTAACGTTTTCAAGAATAAATTTAAAGCAATTCTTGAACACCTGGAAAAGTACAACCATATTAACTATAATGATATAGAAACCATATTAGGAGCAACACCTGCAGTTATGACGGGGGAGAGTATAACCGAAAAGGCGGCAGCGCCTTTTGGCGGGGAGCCAATTGTTTATGGGCCAAATGGAATCGTTGTAAAGGCGCGCACCGCCAATCAGCGAAAAATGGTAGATAGTATTCTAAGGAACGATATTTTATTTGCCATTGGACCAGCAGGTACCGGGAAAACGTATACTGCAGTAGCACTTGCGGTGCGCGCATTGCGTAATAAAGAGGTAAAACGAATCATATTGACAAGACCTGCGGTGGAAGCAGGAGAGAATTTAGGGTTTCTGCCCGGGGATTTAAAAGAGAAGGTCGATCCTTATCTGAGACCGTTGTATGACGCTTTAGATGATATGATCCCGGCAGAAAAATTAAAGGTTTATTTAGAGAATCGAACGATTGAGGTCGCTCCTCTAGCCTTCATGCGTGGCCGAACACTTGATAACTGCTTTGTGATATTAGATGAGGCACAAAATACCACCGAAATGCAGTTGAAGATGTTTCTTACACGAATGGGGCCAACAGCTAAATTTATCGTTACAGGAGACGTAACACAGATTGACCTGCCCAAAAAGCAGCAGTCGGGCCTGCAAGGAGCGCTTAAACTGCTTGATAATATTGAGGGAATTGATATGATCTATTTAAGCGGCGTAGATGTAGTACGGCATAAGCTAGTAAAGCGTATATTGGAAGCTTACGGCGATATTTAA
- a CDS encoding phosphoribosylaminoimidazolesuccinocarboxamide synthase: MNTIKETNFNFPKQTAFYKGKVRDVYTIDHKFLAMVVSDRISAFDVVLPRAIPYKGQVLNQIAAKFLKATEDILPNWVINVPDPSATIGKIAQPFKVEMVIRGYLSGHAWREYAAGKRMICGESLPEGLKENDRLPEPIITPTTKAAVGHDEDISKAAILSEGIVSEKDYLQLEAYTRALFKRGTEMAAAQGLILVDTKYEFGKVDDEIYLIDEIHTPDSSRYFYQEGYEELQQRGKPQRQLSKEFVRKWLIEHGFQGKEGQQIPEMNDDLVALISERYIELYEHITGETFIRHKIEHVQDRVEKNINTALEQLL; the protein is encoded by the coding sequence GTGAATACAATAAAAGAGACAAATTTTAACTTTCCAAAGCAAACAGCTTTCTATAAAGGTAAGGTGCGAGATGTATATACGATAGATCATAAATTTTTGGCTATGGTTGTTTCTGATCGTATTTCGGCTTTCGATGTGGTGCTACCTCGGGCAATACCTTACAAGGGGCAGGTTTTAAACCAAATTGCTGCCAAGTTTTTAAAAGCCACGGAAGACATTTTACCGAACTGGGTTATCAATGTGCCTGATCCAAGCGCAACAATCGGTAAAATTGCGCAACCTTTTAAAGTCGAGATGGTTATCAGGGGATACTTATCTGGGCATGCTTGGCGAGAATATGCAGCAGGTAAGAGGATGATATGTGGAGAATCTCTTCCTGAAGGTTTAAAGGAGAACGACAGGCTTCCGGAACCTATTATCACGCCAACAACAAAGGCCGCCGTAGGTCACGATGAGGATATCTCGAAAGCTGCTATCCTTTCGGAGGGAATTGTAAGCGAGAAAGATTATCTACAGTTGGAAGCTTACACGAGAGCACTTTTTAAAAGAGGAACGGAAATGGCCGCTGCACAAGGTCTGATCTTGGTTGACACGAAATATGAGTTCGGAAAGGTGGATGATGAAATTTACTTAATAGATGAAATTCATACTCCCGATTCTTCAAGGTATTTCTATCAGGAAGGTTATGAAGAATTACAGCAAAGGGGAAAACCTCAACGCCAGCTTTCAAAGGAATTTGTGCGCAAATGGTTAATTGAGCATGGTTTTCAAGGTAAAGAAGGCCAGCAGATCCCTGAAATGAATGATGATTTAGTAGCGCTCATTTCAGAGCGATATATAGAACTATATGAACATATTACGGGAGAGACATTTATTAGGCATAAAATAGAGCATGTTCAAGATAGGGTTGAAAAAAATATAAATACCGCGCTAGAGCAACTGTTATAA
- a CDS encoding STAS domain-containing protein: protein MKFTIDKHERYVMITPHEEVLDGVTAPKIKSEFVLLNTDGQRNIVLDLSNAKTADTSGLRCALTAHRLCHAAGGIFVMCGANEEIVKLIELSNLKDVLIVVPTAAEAEDLIFMEELEKEFRGPVATDEE, encoded by the coding sequence ATGAAATTTACCATTGATAAACATGAGCGTTATGTGATGATCACTCCTCATGAAGAGGTTTTGGATGGTGTTACTGCGCCCAAAATAAAATCAGAATTTGTTCTGTTAAATACCGATGGTCAGCGAAATATAGTATTGGATTTGTCGAATGCTAAAACTGCTGATACTTCCGGACTCAGATGTGCACTTACGGCTCACCGATTATGTCACGCCGCTGGAGGTATATTTGTTATGTGCGGTGCTAATGAGGAAATAGTAAAGCTGATCGAGTTATCTAACCTGAAAGATGTACTCATTGTAGTACCAACAGCAGCCGAGGCCGAAGACCTAATCTTTATGGAAGAATTAGAAAAGGAATTTAGAGGACCGGTGGCCACAGATGAAGAATGA
- a CDS encoding ribonuclease Z has protein sequence MRFEVTILGSNSATPLYGRNQTAQVLNCNDVLSLIDCGEGTQLQLQRFSFKANRIKYIFISHLHGDHYLGLVGLISSMHLNGRKEDLYVFGPAGLKEIIDLQLRYSETSLRYKLIFYPTNPTLSEQILEDNNLEVISFPLSHRIPCTGFLFKERQRLPRINKDVVEPLAIPNAYYSLLKKGIDYIDATGKVYKADQLTIPADAPRSYAFCSDTICTDSYWQYIADVDMLYHEATFLQDMVLRATETFHTTALQAAQTALNVGAKKLIIGHFSARYKDLLPMLQESKSVFDNTELAIEGKTFEIQ, from the coding sequence ATGAGGTTTGAAGTAACGATTTTAGGTAGTAATTCTGCTACACCGTTATATGGAAGGAATCAAACCGCACAAGTGTTGAATTGCAATGATGTGTTGAGCTTGATAGATTGCGGAGAAGGGACACAATTACAATTGCAGCGGTTCAGTTTTAAAGCTAACCGAATAAAATATATTTTTATTTCCCATTTGCACGGAGACCATTACCTCGGTTTAGTAGGCCTAATATCGTCAATGCATCTAAATGGACGGAAAGAAGATTTGTATGTTTTTGGCCCTGCCGGACTGAAAGAAATTATTGATCTTCAACTTCGATATTCAGAAACTAGCTTACGTTATAAACTCATTTTTTACCCAACCAATCCTACGCTTTCCGAACAGATTCTGGAGGATAATAATTTGGAGGTGATAAGTTTCCCCCTAAGCCATCGTATCCCCTGCACTGGCTTCCTTTTTAAGGAAAGGCAACGCTTACCCCGTATAAATAAAGACGTTGTTGAGCCATTAGCTATTCCAAATGCGTATTACTCGCTCCTTAAAAAGGGTATAGACTATATTGATGCAACAGGTAAAGTGTATAAAGCCGATCAACTAACGATTCCTGCTGATGCACCCCGAAGTTATGCATTCTGTTCAGACACCATCTGTACGGATAGTTACTGGCAATATATTGCTGATGTAGATATGCTTTATCATGAGGCGACCTTCTTACAGGACATGGTGTTAAGAGCAACAGAAACTTTTCATACTACGGCGCTGCAAGCGGCTCAGACAGCACTTAATGTTGGTGCAAAGAAGTTAATAATAGGTCATTTCTCTGCCAGGTATAAAGATTTACTCCCAATGCTGCAAGAAAGTAAATCCGTATTCGATAACACCGAGTTGGCTATTGAAGGGAAAACATTTGAAATCCAATAG
- a CDS encoding MlaD family protein produces MRISNETKVGILATVAIAVLIIGYSFLKGNDVFTNENTFYATYDRVDGLSVSKPVMVNGYQIGRVSKMKLQPNGDILTQFKIKQDYAVPANTIARIASTDLLGGKAIVFELGDSDRYAEDGDTLKANIQRNILEQVEPVQKKAEAVVAVLDSVLGSINNTINADFQRNFNRSIASIANTLNTLEHTTTQVDAIVGTQRTKLSNILSNVEAISANFKNNGERINNVMGNLESITDQVAKANFQQTIDSANAAVADLQSIVNNINNGNGSVGMLLNDEELYNNLNNASKNLDNLMIDLKQNPGRYVHFSIFGRKN; encoded by the coding sequence ATGAGGATCTCTAATGAAACAAAAGTTGGCATTTTAGCTACTGTAGCCATTGCTGTACTTATTATTGGATATAGTTTTCTTAAAGGAAATGACGTATTCACCAATGAAAACACTTTTTATGCCACCTATGATCGGGTTGATGGTCTGAGTGTATCAAAACCTGTGATGGTTAATGGTTATCAGATAGGAAGGGTATCAAAAATGAAGCTACAACCCAACGGTGATATCCTTACACAATTCAAAATCAAACAAGATTATGCGGTTCCTGCTAACACCATCGCGCGAATAGCGAGTACAGATTTGCTTGGAGGAAAGGCCATTGTTTTTGAGTTGGGAGACAGCGATCGTTATGCCGAAGATGGTGATACGTTAAAAGCAAACATACAAAGGAATATATTGGAACAGGTCGAGCCCGTGCAGAAGAAAGCGGAAGCTGTAGTAGCTGTTCTCGATTCTGTACTTGGATCTATAAACAATACGATTAATGCCGATTTCCAACGTAATTTCAACAGGAGTATTGCAAGTATTGCCAATACATTAAACACCTTGGAGCATACAACTACTCAGGTAGATGCTATTGTTGGCACACAACGCACCAAGCTTTCTAATATTTTGAGCAATGTAGAAGCTATATCGGCAAATTTCAAAAATAATGGCGAACGGATCAATAATGTTATGGGAAACCTTGAAAGTATCACTGATCAGGTAGCAAAAGCAAATTTTCAGCAAACCATTGACAGTGCCAATGCTGCTGTAGCCGATCTGCAGTCGATAGTAAATAACATCAATAACGGCAATGGTTCTGTGGGTATGTTATTAAACGATGAAGAATTATACAATAATCTCAATAATGCTTCAAAAAATCTAGACAACCTCATGATTGATCTTAAGCAAAATCCTGGCAGATACGTACACTTTTCTATATTTGGAAGGAAAAATTAA
- a CDS encoding N-acetylmuramoyl-L-alanine amidase has protein sequence MQKISLSILIILLSMNALLASSMSNKPNKRQSQDYRIKTIVIDAGHGAHDAGARGRISLEKDVALQLALKLGKAVQQELKDVQVFYTRTSDVFVPLYERIGVANEKKADLFISIHCNSMPNIKKRTVSGYRRKGGKRIPIYKTVSVPNTTTRGTETFVSGFGRLAEQDAAIRENASLLLEENYKENYEGFDPNDPESYIIFSLMKNAYRDQSIKFASLIEGEYVKSGRGSRGVKELSLAVLARAGMPAVLTEVGFISNPDEERYLNSTDGQTEVVNNLLNAIKSYKKQVEN, from the coding sequence ATGCAAAAGATTAGCCTATCCATTCTCATTATTCTACTGTCAATGAATGCTTTGTTGGCATCATCGATGAGCAATAAGCCTAATAAACGACAAAGCCAAGACTACCGAATCAAAACCATCGTCATAGATGCGGGACATGGAGCCCATGACGCAGGTGCAAGAGGAAGAATTTCTTTGGAGAAAGATGTAGCCTTACAATTAGCACTTAAATTAGGGAAAGCGGTACAACAGGAATTAAAGGATGTACAGGTGTTCTATACACGCACAAGTGATGTTTTCGTACCTTTATATGAACGCATTGGTGTGGCCAATGAAAAAAAAGCAGACCTGTTTATTTCTATCCATTGTAATTCGATGCCTAACATAAAAAAAAGAACTGTAAGTGGGTATAGACGAAAAGGAGGAAAACGAATCCCCATATACAAAACCGTAAGTGTACCCAACACCACTACGCGCGGTACTGAAACCTTTGTTTCGGGTTTTGGTAGGCTAGCGGAACAAGATGCTGCTATTCGAGAGAATGCCTCCCTCCTGCTGGAAGAAAATTATAAAGAAAATTACGAGGGTTTTGACCCAAATGATCCCGAGAGTTATATCATTTTTTCGCTAATGAAAAATGCCTATAGAGATCAGAGCATTAAATTTGCCTCGTTAATAGAAGGCGAATACGTCAAATCTGGAAGAGGCAGTCGCGGCGTGAAAGAGCTCAGCTTGGCGGTTTTAGCTAGGGCAGGAATGCCAGCAGTGCTTACCGAAGTTGGCTTTATAAGCAACCCAGACGAGGAGCGTTATCTTAATTCTACCGACGGACAGACAGAAGTAGTTAATAATCTGCTAAATGCAATTAAATCATATAAAAAGCAAGTGGAGAATTAA